Proteins from one Ahaetulla prasina isolate Xishuangbanna chromosome 2, ASM2864084v1, whole genome shotgun sequence genomic window:
- the LOC131191677 gene encoding cholinesterase-like, whose product MPCLLCSSLSCCLLLLLLHPFPLASSSTSKGDTVVITSSGPIKGKQFLGGLRSVTAYLGIPYAEPPLGKLRFQKPLPHQPWKQTLEATSFGNSCSQFIFLEDPEAEIWSPKTPLSEDCLSLNIWVPHPQPSSPVPVLVWIHGGGYLGGTSSVDVFNGSSLAATENVIVVTINYRLGALGFLYLPPAAPGNLGLWDQQLALKWIKENAAAFGGDPSRVTIFGQSAGGASVNFHLLAPKSQDLFAQGVIHSGTANAFWAWRSPEEAKQKALEFVHLLGCSEDNNISIVHCLQTKNVSELIRHEIALFLKGKLVNFPFRPTTDGEFLLGEPEKLMEEGQIQVKPLLIGETSDEMAIFVHFFFPNITHNLINQEQLLKGIQLLVPNATEDFIQTIALKYSEGNHGPEKYRSALSHFYTDRIFACPIREAAGNIRKTGSPVYAYLFAHRPSWSVWPEWIGASHGAEIPFVFGTLKSALPFNRTFTEAEARLSRKMMHYWAEFARTGNPTRSAASKNKWPLYNAKEQNLFLLNTKPFQKRVIEHCDFLKRLFSKAEETQVSQCDFLSSD is encoded by the exons ATGCCTTGTCTGCTATGCTCGTCTCTCTcgtgctgcctcctcctcctcctcctccatccctttCCATTAGCCTCCAGTTCTACATCTAAGGGAGACACAGTGGTCATAACCAGCAGTGGCCCTATTAAGGGCAAGCAGTTCCTGGGTGGCCTTAGATCTGTGACAGCCTATCTAGGCATTCCTTATGCTGAGCCTCCCCTGGGGAAGTTGCGTTTCCAGAAACCTCTTCCACATCAGCCATGGAAGCAAACACTGGAAGCCACCAGTTTTGGCAATTCCTGTTCTCAATTTATTTTCCTGGAAGACCCTGAAGCAGAGATATGGTCTCCTAAAACACCACTGTCAGAAGATTGCCTTTCCCTCAACATCTGGGTGCCACACCCACAACCTTCTTCACCAGTCCCTGTTTTGGTCTGGATACACGGAGGGGGATATTTAGGAGGCACGTCTTCTGTGGACGTGTTCAATGGGTCATCTTTGGCTGCCACTGAGAACGTCATTGTGGTCACCATCAATTATCGCCTGGGAGCCCTGGGCTTTCTGTACTTGCCACCAGCTGCTCCAGGGAACCTAGGCTTATGGGACCAACAGCTGGCCCTGAAGTGGATAAAAGAGAATGCAGCTGCCTTTGGGGGAGATCCTTCTCGGGTGACCATTTTTGGCCAGAGTGCTGGAGGAGCTTCTGTGAATTTCCATCTTCTTGCGCCAAAAAGCCAGGACCTTTTTGCCCAAGGGGTGATCCATAGTGGAACAGCCAATGCCTTCTGGGCTTGGAGGTCTCCTGAAGAAGCCAAACAAAAAGCACTGGAATTTGTTCATCTGCTAGGTTGCTCTGAGGACAATAATATCAGCATAGTGCATTGTCTGCAAACAAAAAATGTTTCTGAACTTATTCGGCATGAAATAGCTCTGTTCTTAAAAGGTAAACTTGTAAATTTTCCCTTCAGGCCAACCACAGATGGGGAGTTTTTGCTTGGTGAACCAGAAAAGCTCATGGAGGAAGGGCAAATTCAGGTCAAACCTCTCCTCATAGGTGAAACCTCTGATGAAATGGCCATATTTGTCCACTTTTTTTTCCCTAACATCACTCACAATCTCATCAATCAGGAGCAGCTTCTGAAAGGGATACAGCTGTTGGTGCCAAATGCAACTGAAGATTTTATTCAGACTATTGCACTCAAGTACAGTGAAGGAAATCACGGCCCAGAGAAATACCGCTCCGCTCTGTCCCACTTCTATACAGATCGGATCTTTGCATGCCCAATAAGGGAGGCTGCAGGAAATATCAGGAAAACTGGGAGTCCAGTATATGCCTATTTATTCGCACATCGCCCTTCATGGTCAGTTTGGCCTGAATGGATTGGAGCATCTCACGGTGCTGAGATTCCTTTTGTTTTTGGAACCCTTAAATCAGCGCTGCCTTTCAATCGAACATTCACAGAGGCTGAAGCCAGGCTGAGCCGTAAGATGATGCACTACTGGGCAGAGTTTGCCAGAACTGG GAATCCCACTCGGTCCGCAGCCAGCAAGAATAAGTGGCCACTCTATAATGCCAAAGAACAGAATCTCTTCCTTCTTAATACGAAGCCATTCCAGAAAAGGGTGATAGAACACTGTGATTTTTTAAAGAGGCTTTTTTCAAAGGCTGAAGAGACAC AGGTGTCCCAATGTGATTTTCTTTCATCAGACTAA